Sequence from the Chloroflexota bacterium genome:
ATGCGAACGACTCCTTTCGAGTCATGTGATCAGCCCGCGGCCCAGCCCCGCTCAGTCGCAGTCTTCGTCCTCGCCGTGACCATGGGCCAGCTCCCGCTGGATGTTGGCGATCACGCGGTCGTGGCCTCCGTAGAGGTGGTCCACGTAGCCGGTTGCGTGGATGCTGCGCAACGTCTGCGTATCCCAGAGCTCCAGCGGGTTCACGGTCTTCGCTTCCGGATACACCATGCACGCCAGCTTGTGCACGTTGATGATGGCCTCGGCGCGGGGATACGGCTTGGTCTCGTACTCGGCGGCGTGCTCGTCGTACTGGGCCACCAGGCGGTCCATCTGGCCTTCGCGCATCGGCCCGACGGGTTCCTTCATCAACTCCAGGGTTTGCTCTTTCTTGGTCTTGAAGAAGTGGGTCGAGTCCACGAGGACCTTCATGATCCGGTCAGCGAAGTCATTCTCCTGCTGGAGGCGCGGCCACGTGGTGGTGAAGGTGATGCTGTGGACCATCGGCATGGGCGCGAGGCGGTGGACTTTGAGGCCGGCCGCCTCGGCGCGGTCCGCCCGGTTCGGATCGATGAAGCACGCTTCGGCCTTGCCGTCG
This genomic interval carries:
- a CDS encoding ABC transporter substrate-binding protein; this translates as MTQQKIVPVRFIYRSESMVPLLTVMEKAEIWKQHGIDVRDYRFSADPLDAEEQLLDGGIDFIFGNHVSPYMRLARGEPMVCLAQTENWLHQWVATDPAIASLSNLNGKRVVGKPLFLNGKFTGHGEGNKILLLELQGVDTKGVEFLLPNTVGNAIEAVRDGKAEACFIDPNRADRAEAAGLKVHRLAPMPMVHSITFTTTWPRLQQENDFADRIMKVLVDSTHFFKTKKEQTLELMKEPVGPMREGQMDRLVAQYDEHAAEYETKPYPRAEAIINVHKLACMVYPEAKTVNPLELWDTQTLRSIHATGYVDHLYGGHDRVIANIQRELAHGHGEDEDCD